The sequence CTAGGACTCCCGTTGGTTACCGCATGTGAAACAAACGATACTCACATTGCCCAGAGAGCGCATACTCTGacataaatataagtatatactgtGAGCAAAatgtaaggtgaatttggttgtaaaatgaaaaatctttatttattcttgtaaatcaatttcatcccctccaaaataatcccctctcgatgaaatacacttatgtcaacgatttttccaatccctgaaacatgccaaatagtccatttccggtatagccatcagcaccttcttcgattcagcttttatctcctcaatcgactcgaaacgcgttccccggagtggtctcttgagttttgggaatagccagaagtcacacggagccaaatcaggcgaatacggtggttgcggaacgatatgcgtggaatttttggcgaaatggtcacgaagaacgagtgcagtgtgagacggtgcattatggtgatgcaaaaaccaagagttgttggcccataattctggtctttttagtcgaattgcttcacgtaaacgactcaaataatattccttattacacagtttggccaggtggaaggaattcatagtgcaccacaccacgaaaatcgaaaaaaactgtcatcatgacctttatttttgaacgactttgacgtgctcttttcggtctggcctcgcctttagcacgatattcgcttgattggtcggttgtttcaaggtcgtaagcataaatccaagtcacATCTCTCGTAATGATGCAtctgagcttgtcctgatagtctgaaagcattgtttcacacacatcaacgcgacgacttttttccaagaaattgagagttttcggtaccaaacgagatttgacttttcgtaggcccaaatggtctttcaaaatggttttcacagatccttctgatattccgatcatatcagtaaggtctttaacagtcaaccgacgatttttgagcactaactccttcactttattgacgtgttggtcatctgttgacgtcgatggtcgtccggagcgctccaagtcatcaacacgttctcgaccctctttgaagtctttgtaccacttataaacatttttctgcgacatggtcgaaacaccaaatgccttctgcatcatgctaaacgtttccgcagccgaaatttcattccgcaaaaaaaatttgatgcacttctctgctcaatcaaatcagacattgtaaaaatcgaaaaatgcactcttggtcgtttggtaaacacaagcgtaaatatattactgataatggcattcgcatgaaagttggtccagatgttattaacagtgctgccaactcatgaaaaaaataactagagcgaaattttaatcccgcgaagttggacaaataaattcaccttactttttgcccgcaGTACAATCCTTCTCATATATAAAGGAATTGCTGTTGTttgtattttctaaatatttggaGACATTCTATTTCAGATTGAAACTGAACTATAATGCAAGTTTTGTTGGTGCTTAACTTTAGGCAACGAAATGCCACACGCCTTGCCACAATCCTTTCCGGAGTGTTTGCCCTCATATTGTTCAAAGACAGCGTTAAAGCATGCCTGATTCTAGGAGCTGCATTGGCGTTATTGCTCAGGAATCCAACCTTTGTCTACGCTTTCGGGACCACTATTAAACGGGATATTGTGTAAGTGTGTTAACCTATCTAACTCTACAATAAGTGttggtatatttgtatgtatgtatgtatttcaacTTTCAGAGCGGGATACCGTTTCGTCCGGCTGAATCTTTTCATAATGTTTATGGAACGGAGGCAATGGGCTATAGCACGCATATTTCAAGAACGCGCGAAAATGCATCCTCAAAAGCCATGCTTCATAATGGACGACCGATCATTAAGCTTTCAATGGGTGGAGGATTATACTAACAAAGTGGGCGCTTATTTCAAAGCGCGCGGCCTGCAACGAGGCGATAGCGTAGCTTTGATCATGGAAACTAGACCAGAGTATGTGTGTCTCTGGCTGGGATTGTCGAAGATTGGTGTTGTCACAGCATTAATCAATTCACATTTGCGGCGTGAAACGCTGCTGCATTCAATACATGTGGCAAATGCACAAGCCATTATTGTAGGCACCGAACTTACTAAAGCATTCGAAGaaatttacgacgacatagagaTCAAGGCGTTACCAGTGTATCAATATAGTGATGATGAACAACGAGATATTGATAACTTTAATCTCTTAAACGGTAAATTTGACAACTCCCTGTGTCTAATGGGCATTAACACAAACTGATTTTATTGCCTACAGGTGCTATTGACCTCTCCAGTGCCTTGCAAGTGCACCCGGTTGAAGATCTGAGTGCGAGTATTGCCCTTTGCAATCCTAAAGACAAACTACTCTATGTGTATACGTCGGGCACTACGGGCATGCCGAAGGCCGCAGTTATAAATAATCTAAGgtaagtaaatttaaataaatgcatgtacgtgtgtatgtataactTTTCAATGCAATAAATTAAGTTGAAAATCTACAATTGAATTGAATGTGCACAGGTACTTGTTTATGGCCAGCGGAATCTACCATATGCTCGCGCTGAAAACCAGCGATGTCATATATAATCCCTTGCCACTTTATCATACTGCAGGGGGTATTCTTGGAATTGGAAATGCCCTGGTGCATGGATGTACCATCGCCATGCGTAAAAAGTTTTCTGCATCAAATTTCTGGAAGGATTGCATCAAGTACGATTGCACAGTGGCGCAGTACATTGGTGAATTGTGTCGGTATCTTCTATCCACGCCACCGAAACCAGAGGACACACAACACCGTCTACGCTTGATGTACGGCAATGGTTTGCGTCCACAAATTTGGTCTCAATTTGTATCCAGATTCAACATTCCAAACATTGGCGAGGTCTATGGATCCACTGAGGGCAACTCGAATCTTGGTA is a genomic window of Anastrepha ludens isolate Willacy chromosome 6, idAnaLude1.1, whole genome shotgun sequence containing:
- the LOC128866483 gene encoding long-chain fatty acid transport protein 4, whose protein sequence is MQVLLVLNFRQRNATRLATILSGVFALILFKDSVKACLILGAALALLLRNPTFVYAFGTTIKRDIVAGYRFVRLNLFIMFMERRQWAIARIFQERAKMHPQKPCFIMDDRSLSFQWVEDYTNKVGAYFKARGLQRGDSVALIMETRPEYVCLWLGLSKIGVVTALINSHLRRETLLHSIHVANAQAIIVGTELTKAFEEIYDDIEIKALPVYQYSDDEQRDIDNFNLLNGAIDLSSALQVHPVEDLSASIALCNPKDKLLYVYTSGTTGMPKAAVINNLRYLFMASGIYHMLALKTSDVIYNPLPLYHTAGGILGIGNALVHGCTIAMRKKFSASNFWKDCIKYDCTVAQYIGELCRYLLSTPPKPEDTQHRLRLMYGNGLRPQIWSQFVSRFNIPNIGEVYGSTEGNSNLANMTNQVGAVGFVPLIGRYFYPVQIIKCDEETGEPIRNANGYCQRCSPGETGLLIGKVNPRRAATAFNGYADKKSSEKKLLRNAFREGDLFFNSGDMVVGDILGYFYFKDRTGDTFRWRGENVATQEVEAIITNIVGLQDCVVYGVDVPYVEGKAGMAAIVDPDRKVDMQHLSAGVRGSLPAYARPLFIRLMNDIPRTATFKLKKRELVREAFDIHRTTDPIYYLNKDGIYRLLTQEQFEDLLHGKGGL